Proteins co-encoded in one Paracrocinitomix mangrovi genomic window:
- a CDS encoding leucine-rich repeat domain-containing protein: MKNQSIKYALIGVLLLIGLSITVSSCKSGKVKSYHNIGDPRLDLSRKYLKEVPEFVFSRKDLKVLNLHNNKLNTLPPEIGQLTNLERLIVSRNDLVSIPKEIGQLKKLRKLSLKANKLTVIPPEIGQLDSLEELWLSFNNLKQLPDEICNLKNLSHLYLEYNELQKLPDSLGKLNGMIHLVVGRNQLTELPASFYNLRKLNILDLSMAGPQLRIDQAICQMWKLETLYIDRPNLDFAPRCLEIRSRSNPRFTIIIK; encoded by the coding sequence GTGAAAAATCAAAGCATCAAATATGCCCTAATTGGAGTACTGCTGCTTATTGGTTTATCTATTACTGTTTCATCTTGTAAATCGGGAAAAGTTAAATCTTATCACAACATTGGTGACCCAAGATTAGACTTGAGCAGGAAGTATCTCAAAGAAGTTCCTGAATTTGTTTTTAGCAGGAAGGATTTAAAAGTATTGAACCTGCATAACAACAAGCTCAATACCCTTCCACCTGAAATTGGTCAACTTACCAACTTGGAAAGACTGATTGTATCAAGAAATGATTTAGTCTCCATTCCTAAAGAGATAGGACAACTTAAAAAACTGAGAAAGTTATCTTTAAAAGCTAACAAACTAACTGTTATTCCTCCTGAAATTGGTCAATTGGATAGTTTGGAAGAACTTTGGCTCAGCTTTAATAATTTAAAGCAATTGCCGGATGAAATTTGCAATCTAAAAAATCTTAGTCATTTATATCTTGAATACAATGAACTCCAAAAGTTGCCGGATAGTCTGGGGAAACTAAACGGAATGATTCATTTAGTTGTAGGCAGAAACCAATTAACTGAACTTCCTGCTTCATTTTACAATTTGAGAAAACTAAATATTCTAGACCTATCTATGGCGGGCCCACAACTTAGAATAGATCAAGCTATTTGTCAAATGTGGAAGTTAGAAACCTTGTACATTGACAGACCCAATTTGGATTTTGCTCCCAGATGTCTTGAAATAAGATCAAGATCTAATCCAAGGTTCACTATAATAATTAAGTAA
- a CDS encoding lamin tail domain-containing protein, whose amino-acid sequence MKMKLIFVLALGNLLFLSCEEDKNVPVETKQLVEQHIDSGSLVINELCYKSDLENEFGKKSDWFEIYNPTENDIYLTEGKWSLTDNPTKIEKYILPEVKIESGEHIVIFCDGKDTFSNEIHTNFKLSSKGESISIYYDGKLIDQHVYDSTSEDSNCKCREEDGADKWVYTNQSTPGTKNI is encoded by the coding sequence ATGAAAATGAAGTTAATATTTGTGCTTGCCTTAGGAAACCTATTGTTTTTAAGTTGTGAAGAAGATAAAAACGTTCCTGTTGAAACCAAACAGCTGGTTGAACAACACATTGATTCTGGTAGTTTGGTAATTAATGAATTGTGCTACAAATCTGATTTGGAAAATGAATTTGGTAAAAAGTCAGATTGGTTTGAGATCTATAATCCAACAGAAAATGATATCTATTTAACAGAAGGCAAGTGGAGCTTAACCGATAATCCAACTAAGATTGAAAAATACATATTACCGGAGGTTAAAATTGAATCTGGTGAACATATTGTGATATTCTGTGATGGAAAGGATACTTTTTCAAATGAAATTCACACCAATTTTAAATTGTCATCCAAAGGTGAATCCATTAGTATATATTATGACGGAAAATTAATAGATCAGCATGTGTATGACTCTACATCAGAAGATTCGAATTGCAAGTGTAGGGAAGAAGATGGTGCTGATAAATGGGTATATACAAATCAATCCACACCCGGAACTAAAAACATCTGA
- a CDS encoding protein-L-isoaspartate(D-aspartate) O-methyltransferase, which produces MEDNFRHKGLRKQLVDELRSKDITDERILDAFMVIPRHYFLDTSFVQQAYSDIAFQIGAGQTISQPYTVAFQTQLLDVQKGMKVLEIGTGSGFQTSVLCELGAKVFSIERQRELFLKAKPLIEKLRYNPKLKYGDGFEGWEVYAPFDRILITCGAPHIPEKLVEQLKIGGKMVIPLGAGNTQEMILLTKDSNGEVSRRSYGKFRFVPMLKDTAK; this is translated from the coding sequence ATGGAAGATAATTTCAGACATAAGGGTTTAAGAAAGCAGTTAGTTGATGAATTGCGTTCAAAGGATATTACTGATGAAAGAATATTGGATGCCTTCATGGTTATACCAAGACACTATTTTTTAGATACCTCATTTGTGCAACAAGCCTATTCTGACATTGCCTTTCAAATTGGAGCAGGACAAACTATTTCTCAACCCTATACAGTTGCTTTTCAAACGCAATTATTAGATGTTCAAAAAGGAATGAAAGTACTGGAAATTGGAACCGGTTCTGGTTTTCAAACTTCCGTATTATGTGAATTAGGAGCAAAGGTTTTTTCAATAGAAAGACAAAGAGAGCTTTTTCTGAAAGCAAAGCCGCTTATTGAAAAGTTGCGTTATAATCCCAAATTGAAGTATGGTGATGGATTTGAAGGGTGGGAAGTTTATGCACCGTTTGATAGAATTTTGATCACATGTGGAGCACCACATATCCCTGAAAAATTGGTAGAACAATTAAAAATAGGAGGGAAGATGGTTATTCCATTAGGAGCCGGCAATACCCAGGAAATGATTCTACTTACGAAAGATTCAAACGGAGAAGTTAGTAGGAGATCTTATGGTAAATTCAGATTTGTTCCAATGTTAAAAGATACTGCGAAATAA